Proteins encoded in a region of the Nicotiana tomentosiformis chromosome 9, ASM39032v3, whole genome shotgun sequence genome:
- the LOC104086414 gene encoding uncharacterized protein isoform X3, with product MKLYQVPPYNIGKSKEKKQLMLRPQYPPVKLKNEVSGVSSISDAMIVVDGNWKAGDMVDWWANGCYWSGQLIKLLGNSKAEMALTPPPIGEGALYEIHFKDLRPSLDWSPNFGWTVPASQDGDSVRRCAQLIQPVKSALGRFPALEIHSMSEGRKESQATAGSSSNLSSSTNLSANSLPGSDEKKDFKTTELAEQSSIVDLPKEAANTSTNRRSDISSGSHLGDKLAKGASWSDNGSTSCIAIDPAKTADTTENFYLSNCPLKKFRTSDGVRLHSMSSDSTEAAILDLEELANKIKWLKGLLEFGKPVSNASRPSWKFVEHQ from the exons ATGAAGCTGTACCAAGTGCCCCCATATAATATTGGGAAGTCGAAGGAGAAAAAGCAACTAATGCTGCGTCCGCAGTATCCTCCAGTCAAGCTTAAAAATGAAGTTTCAGGTGTTAGTTCAATTTCTGATGCTATGATAGTTGTAGATGGTAATTGGAAGGCAGGTGATATGGTTGATTGGTGGGCTAATGGCTGTTATTGGTCTGGGCAATTGATAAAGTTACTTGGCAACAGTAAAGCTGAG ATGGCATTGACACCACCTCCTATTGGTGAAGGTGCACTTTATGAAATTCATTTCAAGGATTTACGCCCATCCTTAGATTGGTCCCCTAATTTTGGTTGGACTGTTCCTGCATCCCAG GATGGTGATAGTGTCCGTCGATGTGCTCAACTAATTCAACCTGTCAAATCAG CCCTTGGTCGCTTTCCAGCTTTGGAAATACATTCCATGAGTGAAGGGAGAAAGGAGAGCCAAGCAACAGCTGGATCTTCATCAAATCTGTCTTCATCTACTAATTTATCTGCAAACTCGCTACCAGGCTCAGACGAAAAGAAGGATTTTAAAACCACAGAGTTAGCAGAACAATCCTCGATCGTTGACCTTCCAAAGGAAGCTGCGAACACATCAACGAATAGACGGTCAGATATTAGTTCTGGTTCTCATTTGGGAGATAAATTGGCAAAGGGAGCCAGTTGGTCAGATAATGGCTCTACTTCCTGTATTGCAATTGATCCAGCAAAAACTGCTGACACAACTGAAAACTTTTACCTTTCCAATTGTCCTTTGAAGAAGTTTAGAACCAGTGATGGCGTTCGGTTACATTCAATGAGTTCTGACTCGACGGAGGCAGCGATTTTGGATTTGGAGGAACTTGCAAACAAAATTAAATGGCTGAAAGGGCTGCTTGAGTTCGGAAAACCCGTGTCTAATGCTAGCAGGCCTTCATGGAAGTTCGTGGAACATCAATAA
- the LOC104086414 gene encoding uncharacterized protein isoform X2, whose amino-acid sequence MANEYQLPFKVGQSAESRSFQSGFRSAWFRCKIKEISHKRGHWNALLEYFDYPDEKLTWMKLYQVPPYNIGKSKEKKQLMLRPQYPPVKLKNEVSGVSSISDAMIVVDGNWKAGDMVDWWANGCYWSGQLIKLLGNSKAEMALTPPPIGEGALYEIHFKDLRPSLDWSPNFGWTVPASQDGDSVRRCAQLIQPVKSALGRFPALEIHSMSEGRKESQATAGSSSNLSSSTNLSANSLPGSDEKKDFKTTELAEQSSIVDLPKEAANTSTNRRSDISSGSHLGDKLAKGASWSDNGSTSCIAIDPAKTADTTENFYLSNCPLKKFRTSDGVRLHSMSSDSTEAAILDLEELANKIKWLKGLLEFGKPVSNASRPSWKFVEHQ is encoded by the exons ATGGCGAATGAGTATCAATTGCCTTTCAAGGTGGGGCAATCTGCTGAATCAAGGTCTTTCCAAAGTGGATTTCGTAGTGCATGGTTTCGGTGTAAG ATAAAGGAGATTAGCCACAAAAGAGGACATTGGAATGCGCTATTGGAATACTTTGATTATCCAGATGAAA AACTGACTTGGATGAAGCTGTACCAAGTGCCCCCATATAATATTGGGAAGTCGAAGGAGAAAAAGCAACTAATGCTGCGTCCGCAGTATCCTCCAGTCAAGCTTAAAAATGAAGTTTCAGGTGTTAGTTCAATTTCTGATGCTATGATAGTTGTAGATGGTAATTGGAAGGCAGGTGATATGGTTGATTGGTGGGCTAATGGCTGTTATTGGTCTGGGCAATTGATAAAGTTACTTGGCAACAGTAAAGCTGAG ATGGCATTGACACCACCTCCTATTGGTGAAGGTGCACTTTATGAAATTCATTTCAAGGATTTACGCCCATCCTTAGATTGGTCCCCTAATTTTGGTTGGACTGTTCCTGCATCCCAG GATGGTGATAGTGTCCGTCGATGTGCTCAACTAATTCAACCTGTCAAATCAG CCCTTGGTCGCTTTCCAGCTTTGGAAATACATTCCATGAGTGAAGGGAGAAAGGAGAGCCAAGCAACAGCTGGATCTTCATCAAATCTGTCTTCATCTACTAATTTATCTGCAAACTCGCTACCAGGCTCAGACGAAAAGAAGGATTTTAAAACCACAGAGTTAGCAGAACAATCCTCGATCGTTGACCTTCCAAAGGAAGCTGCGAACACATCAACGAATAGACGGTCAGATATTAGTTCTGGTTCTCATTTGGGAGATAAATTGGCAAAGGGAGCCAGTTGGTCAGATAATGGCTCTACTTCCTGTATTGCAATTGATCCAGCAAAAACTGCTGACACAACTGAAAACTTTTACCTTTCCAATTGTCCTTTGAAGAAGTTTAGAACCAGTGATGGCGTTCGGTTACATTCAATGAGTTCTGACTCGACGGAGGCAGCGATTTTGGATTTGGAGGAACTTGCAAACAAAATTAAATGGCTGAAAGGGCTGCTTGAGTTCGGAAAACCCGTGTCTAATGCTAGCAGGCCTTCATGGAAGTTCGTGGAACATCAATAA
- the LOC104086414 gene encoding uncharacterized protein isoform X1 yields MEWKVPEDQDIMANEYQLPFKVGQSAESRSFQSGFRSAWFRCKIKEISHKRGHWNALLEYFDYPDEKLTWMKLYQVPPYNIGKSKEKKQLMLRPQYPPVKLKNEVSGVSSISDAMIVVDGNWKAGDMVDWWANGCYWSGQLIKLLGNSKAEMALTPPPIGEGALYEIHFKDLRPSLDWSPNFGWTVPASQDGDSVRRCAQLIQPVKSALGRFPALEIHSMSEGRKESQATAGSSSNLSSSTNLSANSLPGSDEKKDFKTTELAEQSSIVDLPKEAANTSTNRRSDISSGSHLGDKLAKGASWSDNGSTSCIAIDPAKTADTTENFYLSNCPLKKFRTSDGVRLHSMSSDSTEAAILDLEELANKIKWLKGLLEFGKPVSNASRPSWKFVEHQ; encoded by the exons ATGGAATGGAAGGTCCCGGAGGACCAAG ATATCATGGCGAATGAGTATCAATTGCCTTTCAAGGTGGGGCAATCTGCTGAATCAAGGTCTTTCCAAAGTGGATTTCGTAGTGCATGGTTTCGGTGTAAG ATAAAGGAGATTAGCCACAAAAGAGGACATTGGAATGCGCTATTGGAATACTTTGATTATCCAGATGAAA AACTGACTTGGATGAAGCTGTACCAAGTGCCCCCATATAATATTGGGAAGTCGAAGGAGAAAAAGCAACTAATGCTGCGTCCGCAGTATCCTCCAGTCAAGCTTAAAAATGAAGTTTCAGGTGTTAGTTCAATTTCTGATGCTATGATAGTTGTAGATGGTAATTGGAAGGCAGGTGATATGGTTGATTGGTGGGCTAATGGCTGTTATTGGTCTGGGCAATTGATAAAGTTACTTGGCAACAGTAAAGCTGAG ATGGCATTGACACCACCTCCTATTGGTGAAGGTGCACTTTATGAAATTCATTTCAAGGATTTACGCCCATCCTTAGATTGGTCCCCTAATTTTGGTTGGACTGTTCCTGCATCCCAG GATGGTGATAGTGTCCGTCGATGTGCTCAACTAATTCAACCTGTCAAATCAG CCCTTGGTCGCTTTCCAGCTTTGGAAATACATTCCATGAGTGAAGGGAGAAAGGAGAGCCAAGCAACAGCTGGATCTTCATCAAATCTGTCTTCATCTACTAATTTATCTGCAAACTCGCTACCAGGCTCAGACGAAAAGAAGGATTTTAAAACCACAGAGTTAGCAGAACAATCCTCGATCGTTGACCTTCCAAAGGAAGCTGCGAACACATCAACGAATAGACGGTCAGATATTAGTTCTGGTTCTCATTTGGGAGATAAATTGGCAAAGGGAGCCAGTTGGTCAGATAATGGCTCTACTTCCTGTATTGCAATTGATCCAGCAAAAACTGCTGACACAACTGAAAACTTTTACCTTTCCAATTGTCCTTTGAAGAAGTTTAGAACCAGTGATGGCGTTCGGTTACATTCAATGAGTTCTGACTCGACGGAGGCAGCGATTTTGGATTTGGAGGAACTTGCAAACAAAATTAAATGGCTGAAAGGGCTGCTTGAGTTCGGAAAACCCGTGTCTAATGCTAGCAGGCCTTCATGGAAGTTCGTGGAACATCAATAA